A section of the Telopea speciosissima isolate NSW1024214 ecotype Mountain lineage chromosome 3, Tspe_v1, whole genome shotgun sequence genome encodes:
- the LOC122655872 gene encoding amino acid transporter AVT1I-like: MAVGVDDGFSLTTPLMLDEGQYGPFVIKDEGVEDVESNTYLRISGTSTFFKTCFNGLNALSGVGILSVPYALSEGGWLSLTLLFLIATATFYTGLLIRRCMDADKRIKTYPEIGELAFGYKGRMLLSVFMYMELYLVATGFLILEGDNLHNLFPNMILDVAGLRVGGRESFIILVALIILPSVLLDDLSILSYVSATGVLASFIIIGSVFWTGAVDGIGFHGKGKLLNLSGIPTAVSLYAFCYCAHPVFPTLYTSMKHPHQFSKVLLLCFVVCTMSYASMAILGYLMYGSNVYSQVTLNLPTGKLSSKIAIYTTLVNPITKYALMITPIVSAIENKFPCHHRNKSISLLIRSLLVISTVIVALTVPFFGSLMALVGAFLSATASIILPCLCYLKISGNYRRWGIELVIIVGIIIMGVVVVVVGTYTSLLEIVNNL; encoded by the exons ATGGCAGTTGGAGTTGATGATGGGTTTTCCCTGACTACGCCGCTCATGCTTGATGAGGGGCAATACGGGCCTTTTGTGATTAAGGATGAAGGAGTTGAGGATGTGGAGTCCAACACTTACCTTCGTATTTCAGGCACCAGTAccttcttcaagacttgctTCAACGGCCTCAACGCTTTgtcag GGGTCGGGATATTATCAGTTCCATATGCACTATCAGAAGGAGGATGGTTGAGCTTGACACTTCTTTTTCTCATTGCCACTGCCACTTTCTACACTGGCTTACTAATTCGAAGGTGCATGGATGCAGATAAACGCATAAAAACTTACCCGGAAATCGGCGAATTAGCATTTGGGTACAAAGGGAGAATGTTGCTATCAGTTTTCATGTATATGGAGTTGTATTTAGTTGCAACTGGATTCTTGATATTAGAAGGGGATAACTTACATAATCTATTCCCCAATATGATCTTGGATGTTGCAGGATTAAGAgttggagggagagaaagtTTTATTATACTTGTTGCCCTCATAATTTTGCCTTCAGTTTTGTTGGATGACTTGAGCATTCTCTCTTATGTTTCTGCCACTGGGGTATTGGCTTCTTTTATTATCATTGGCTCTGTTTTCTGGACTGGAGCAGTTGATGGAATTGGGTTTCATGGAAAAGGAAAGCTTTTGAATTTAAGTGGAATCCCTACTGCTGTTAGTTTATATGCTTTCTGCTATTGTGCTCATCCAGTTTTCCCCACTTTATATACTTCTATGAAACACCCACATCAGTTTTCTAAG GTCTTGTTGCTTTGCTTTGTTGTTTGTACTATGAGTTATGCATCAATGGCTATACTGGGTTATCTAATGTATGGATCAAATGTATATTCTCAAGTGACACTCAACCTTCCAACTGGGAAACTTAGCTCCAAGATAGCAATTTACACTACTTTGGTCAATCCAATAACGAAGTATGCATTGATGATTACACCAATTGTGAGTGCTATTGAGAATAAGTTTCCATGTCATCACAGAAATAAGTCCATTAGTCTCCTTATTCGGAGTTTATTAGTGATTAGTACAGTCATTGTGGCCTTGACTGTTCCATTTTTTGGGTCTTTGATGGCGCTTGTAGGAGCATTTCTTAGTGCCACAGCTTCGATTATATTGCCCTGCTTGTGTTACTTGAAAATTTCAGGAAATTATCGAAGATGGGGGATTGAGCTGGTGATTATTGTGGGTATTATTATAATGGGTGtagtggttgttgttgttggtacTTACACATCTTTGCTCGAAATTGTAAATAATTTGTAG
- the LOC122655875 gene encoding amino acid transporter AVT1I-like isoform X2: MDADKRVRTYPEIGELAFGYKGRMVVSVFMYMELYLVATGFLILEGDNLHNLFPKMVLEVAGLSIGGRESFIILVALIILPSVLLDDLSILSYVSATGVLASFIINGSVFWTGAVDGVGFHGKGRLLNLSGIPTAVSLYAFCYCAHPVFPTLYTSMKHPHQFSKVLLLCFVVCTMSYASMAILGYLMYGSNVYSQVTLNLPTGKLSSKIAIYTTLVNPITKYALMITPIVSAIENKFPCHYKNKLTSLLIRSLLLISTVIVALTVPFFGSLMALVGALLSATASIILPCMCYLKISGKYRRWSGELVIIVGIMLMGVLVVVVGTYTSLLEIVGHL, from the exons ATGGATGCGGATAAACGCGTAAGAACTTACCCGGAAATCGGCGAATTAGCATTTGGGTACAAGGGGAGAATGGTGGTATCAGTTTTCATGTATATGGAGTTGTATTTAGTTGCAACTGGATTCTTGATATTAGAAGGGGATAACTTACATAATCTGTTCCCCAAAATGGTCTTGGAGGTTGCAGGGTTAAGCATTGGAGGGAGGGAAAGTTTTATTATACTTGTTGCCCTCATAATTTTGCCTTCAGTTTTGTTAGATGACTTGAGCATTCTCTCTTATGTTTCTGCCACTGGGGTATTggcttcttttattataaatggcTCTGTTTTCTGGACTGGAGCAGTTGATGGAGTTGGGTTTCATGGAAAAGGAAGGCTTTTGAATTTGAGTGGTATCCCTACTGCTGTTAGCTTATATGCTTTCTGCTATTGTGCTCATCCAGTTTTCCCCACTTTATATACTTCTATGAAACACCCACATCAGTTTTCTAAG GTCTTGTTGCTTTGCTTTGTTGTTTGTACTATGAGTTATGCATCAATGGCTATACTGGGTTATCTAATGTATGGATCAAATGTATATTCTCAAGTGACACTCAACCTTCCAACTGGGAAACTTAGCTCCAAGATAGCAATTTACACTACTTTGGTCAATCCAATAACCAAGTATGCATTGATGATTACACCAATTGTGAGTGCTATTGAGAATAAGTTTCCATGTCATTACAAAAATAAGCTCACAAGCCTACTGATTCGGAGTTTATTATTGATTAGTACAGTCATTGTGGCCTTGACTGTTCCATTTTTTGGATCTCTGATGGCACTTGTAGGAGCACTTCTAAGTGCTACTGCTTCGATTATACTGCCATGTATGTGTTACTTGAAAATTTCAGGAAAGTATCGAAGATGGAGTGGTGAACTGGTGATTATTGTGGGTATTATGTTAATGGGTGTATTGGTTGTAGTTGTTGGTACTTACACATCTTTGCTCGAAATTGTTG GTCATTTGTAA
- the LOC122655875 gene encoding amino acid transporter AVT1I-like isoform X1 → MDADKRVRTYPEIGELAFGYKGRMVVSVFMYMELYLVATGFLILEGDNLHNLFPKMVLEVAGLSIGGRESFIILVALIILPSVLLDDLSILSYVSATGVLASFIINGSVFWTGAVDGVGFHGKGRLLNLSGIPTAVSLYAFCYCAHPVFPTLYTSMKHPHQFSKVLLLCFVVCTMSYASMAILGYLMYGSNVYSQVTLNLPTGKLSSKIAIYTTLVNPITKYALMITPIVSAIENKFPCHYKNKLTSLLIRSLLLISTVIVALTVPFFGSLMALVGALLSATASIILPCMCYLKISGKYRRWSGELVIIVGIMLMGVLVVVVGTYTSLLEIVGHL, encoded by the exons ATGGATGCGGATAAACGCGTAAGAACTTACCCGGAAATCGGCGAATTAGCATTTGGGTACAAGGGGAGAATGGTGGTATCAGTTTTCATGTATATGGAGTTGTATTTAGTTGCAACTGGATTCTTGATATTAGAAGGGGATAACTTACATAATCTGTTCCCCAAAATGGTCTTGGAGGTTGCAGGGTTAAGCATTGGAGGGAGGGAAAGTTTTATTATACTTGTTGCCCTCATAATTTTGCCTTCAGTTTTGTTAGATGACTTGAGCATTCTCTCTTATGTTTCTGCCACTGGGGTATTggcttcttttattataaatggcTCTGTTTTCTGGACTGGAGCAGTTGATGGAGTTGGGTTTCATGGAAAAGGAAGGCTTTTGAATTTGAGTGGTATCCCTACTGCTGTTAGCTTATATGCTTTCTGCTATTGTGCTCATCCAGTTTTCCCCACTTTATATACTTCTATGAAACACCCACATCAGTTTTCTAAG GTCTTGTTGCTTTGCTTTGTTGTTTGTACTATGAGTTATGCATCAATGGCTATACTGGGTTATCTAATGTATGGATCAAATGTATATTCTCAAGTGACACTCAACCTTCCAACTGGGAAACTTAGCTCCAAGATAGCAATTTACACTACTTTGGTCAATCCAATAACCAAGTATGCATTGATGATTACACCAATTGTGAGTGCTATTGAGAATAAGTTTCCATGTCATTACAAAAATAAGCTCACAAGCCTACTGATTCGGAGTTTATTATTGATTAGTACAGTCATTGTGGCCTTGACTGTTCCATTTTTTGGATCTCTGATGGCACTTGTAGGAGCACTTCTAAGTGCTACTGCTTCGATTATACTGCCATGTATGTGTTACTTGAAAATTTCAGGAAAGTATCGAAGATGGAGTGGTGAACTGGTGATTATTGTGGGTATTATGTTAATGGGTGTATTGGTTGTAGTTGTTGGTACTTACACATCTTTGCTCGAAATTGTTGGTCATTTGTAG
- the LOC122655876 gene encoding protein EMBRYO DEFECTIVE 514-like has protein sequence MAEAADTHQSIDGEEKTALKVMDVETSETVQNPNPSEEHQSNGDEKLELNGDQPSTNTLNGDLKRTREDGNEPEEDDGASKKQKVEKSVEEVRLENLGQDDQNEEPQEKGEEGKKSGPVSLGPKTFSSSEDMFNYFYNFIHHWPPNLNVNKYEYMVLLDLLKKGHVEADKKIGGGVNAFQVRYHPIWKSRCVFLIRHNESVDDFSFRKCVDHILPLPDNMKPNSDASKALGGPHHKGRGGYGGGGGGGGGGRGSGGRRGGRGRGRGGGRSRY, from the exons ATGGCGGAAGCAGCTGATACCCATCAGAGTATCGACGGGGAAGAGAAAACAGCATTGAAAGTTATGGATGTGGAAACCAGTGAGACTGTTCAAAATCCAAATCCCTCCGAAGAACACCAGTCGAACGGGGACGAAAAACTGGAATTGAACGGTGATCAGCCGTCTACGAATACCTTAAATGGAGATTTGAAGCGAACGAGAGAAGACGGTAATGAGCCAGAAGAAGATGACGGCGCTTCGAAGAAACAGAAGGTCGAGAAGTCCGTTGAAGAAGTGCGTCTCGAGAACTTGGGGCAAGACGATCAGAATGAGGAACCCcaagaaaaaggagaggaaggtAAGAAATCTGGTCCTGTGAGTCTCGGCCCGAAGACTTTCAGTTCGTCGGAGGATATGTTCAATTATTTCTACAATTTCATCCATCACTGGCCTCCTAATCTCAATGTTAACAAG TATGAGTACATGGTGTTGCTTGACTTACTGAAGAAGGGCCATGTGGAGGCAGACaagaagattggtggagggGTCAATGCTTTCCAGGTCCGCTACCACCCAATTTGGAAGAGCCGGTGTGTCTTTCTCATCAGGCATAATGAATCTGTTGATGACTTCAGCTTCAGGAAGTGTGTAGATCACATACTCCCCTTGCCTGATAACATGAAGCCCAATTCAGATGCCAGTAAGGCATTGGGTGGACCCCATCATAAGGGCAGAGGTggatatggtggtggtggtggtggtggaggtggaggaagagGCAGTGGTGGGAGGAGAGGTGGGCGTGGCCGTGGAAGAGGTGGTGGTCGATCGAGATATTAG